The Sorghum bicolor cultivar BTx623 chromosome 6, Sorghum_bicolor_NCBIv3, whole genome shotgun sequence genome contains the following window.
gagatactggacactcaggcaatcactgccctaagatggttgagaacgtaactactggagtaaccccgttgtggaagtaattactgaccttctgccggtcaagagagacaactcaggacgccccgtcatcccgatctccatcggcatggtggacttcctagaagcactctacgactttggctccagcgtcaacattatgcctagggtactctatgaagaaTTCTTTagacatcctttactagaaacaaccttgcgttcgcagcttgcagatcggacattaagtttcccaaagggaatattgaagaacctctacgtccgagttggtacctcatACGCCCcaacagacttcgtggtgatagagactggtactgatgagagggcacccatcctagggaggccattcctgaacacctcgggagctgtcatctacgctagtgctgccaagatcagtttctacatcaaggggaagaaagagacgttttccttcaagaaaaagtctacacaaatcttagagcaatcctgacatgaaccaaggaaggaccaacaagaggaacaggaacaagcaaatgtagaccaagtcagctaagatggtcactacagttcaaggaggtcaagatcgtcaacttaagtcaccgttcctgacaaaaaggacgacctaagtatgccaagcatccagtgctccattaatggatacaacttgcacaagacgctttgcgacaccggatcaggcgtcaacataatggccgcagccacctatcagctcctgcatggaaccatgcccctacaaccaacatacattcagctctagatgattttagggttattgacatgggagaagacgagtacaatccacccatcaccattggaagaccgttcctcagcaccgttaaagcaatcatctacattggaacgggagaagtccacatgcatttcccctctgagaaggtacgccgcaattttactgaccctaactatatagttgaagactctaagcaggtcaggacaagaagaagacgacgcaaccgtaaccagaggaggaaaatcatcaaggacggatgggtagactatgatggagaagttgtaaggtctgaagacatataacttgaacagaactgtccagaggagaccgtagcatcgaGTCTGGTGTGGAGaaaaaagatagttatacatgaagagcaggctccaccggaaccaccgactacaccatccagtgaatcccagtacgactgagaaaatggagagtcccgttcggaggacttaaaacaccgaacgccttgccaagaggtaaacttagtagttatctttttcctttcaattattttaaaatagtttgcttagttaatcaggttcatatcatcttgaaaagaaaataaaaatgttaagtaagccccatgtgagtatgctcatggcataaaacccataagtacattcactgtggtggcataaaaataaaacaaatatattcctgtcctataaaaataaaaatataaaaataaaattatgatcctactaatgagtaacatttattgaggaggctcaacatgataaaggctagatatttatgctaacacttaactagttccacaaagctttgttgtctatttgagctccacagaattcaaggatcaaagaagactagcagacggaggacatcctaatcgctgacagagtgctgccgacattcaaatacacctccgccagctgctagctacattagaagaaattgcgtcaaaatccagcttgggggagagcacccccgtttatccagctaagtattctactcacgtttatactttactctaataataaaaagatgcataatcataaaacccaaataaagattttgtgcttatatatatatatctttgcttagtttgctaaataaataaataaacaaagatcgttatgaaccctcatgataagctctcacatggatatgatgagtagttgctctgccatgattagttctcaaaattaaaatctctctcaagtttaggcaggactgttattaattaagatttgctctaaacctgaacttgtggggagagtacttgatctaaagtctaagtcgttaacggatatgatatgggaaggttgagctactgtttatctgttcctagagatgctagaattctggagaattttatctttgaaaatctttaaattgtgcatgatgagttcctgtatgatgagagtttaaattcctaccacagccatatatacatgcttgctagactttgagccacacatttactttttactgcttatgagcattgagtgtggtcaagctgtagacccttaggagcttgtcatgtggttaagtcaagattcacttgcacgttcactcatacatgctgcttctactccggaagtacgcatccacatatatccatccatttccatctccagaaccacccaaaaatattctactcctaatccgggagagaatagccaaaaatatttctgttcttccctgtgaaataaatgctcaagttatcttgttactaccacttgctatattatctcatgagatgagtgctctaataaaaaaaagagtgaaaaaaatacgaggaaataaaaaggggcaagtgcccggaacatcgaaagaaaagaaaaaaaaagtgagatgagaggtaaaaatggacaagtgtccgacagtagaattaggggtacaagatacccacctgagaagaaaaaaagaagaaaatatagagcatatcattctcctcaaaaagtttcaaagtgcaagaaaggtatgtatcccctcaaaagagcacaagtagaattagactttcaccattgttatcaccatcattaccatacaccattcattcgccacacatgcacatcttgatttgacttattgacttgttcttctggatccatggtttgactatgcagtaaatgtcttgtaagtatgtattagctgtctcccacctatgagctccagatatcaaaaccttattagagtagggtgagagagaaggcaatgtcactataccaaaaataccacatactttgagagaaggcatacaccattactgccttggtaaggatccagaaataccacaaaagagagactagagagagtcatacaaggaatctctgagttttatttgaaaatctgcaaaaactccagagctatagttaatcgaagaacaagagacatggcgcttgactagaccgttctatcttttaactgctcaagacataagtgatggttgcaagccccatggtgaaaggtaaatgagtaagttttaggtcttaacagtttactctaaccagagatgagatcttgtttaaacgcatgtgtatctttaagttatgaaaccgctgcagaaactcttgagttcatctttgctcagggacgagcaaaagttaagcttgggggagcttgttgatggtccttaatgctcacaattaaccatcattaatcatggaaaaggatccaaatacaaccgacacctagacttagggttttatctgacagaattccacaagttttggtgtttgtctatttctgcaggggcttatcaggaaatacggaagaaaggcccacacgtcgggtttacatagagatattaacgtgccgcacgattatctaccatctagaagagtccagaagccacgggagcgaacgagagacgtaacggagccgggcactgggcgcccgccctcccccctggaccaaacagagtccaattcggggacaatgCTCCAcagacctaatacttcaaggaaaaccacacgatcaatgtcggtttgatccgacggcccagattcacttgaagggactataaaaccagacccccctggcccgtggagatcatacctcttctacagaatcaaagttagggtttcaattcttcatccaagtagagaggatccctctagttcttctagttctacctctagttcatctagatctagttctagttcatctagttctagttctagttcctctagttctagttctagttagttctagttgtaatctagaaaatagggagagagaagaggagagcggaggaggagccggatctgtcggatcttcctcaacattgtacttttgcagcatctggttcgttcttcatcgttctccaggttctataattcataactcctgagttctctaactacttttatttacattcaagttatttattggattcccgcttgcatcaagtgctctaatctttgaaacattagagtagtaattaatagattagacgtggtgtttagtcttgcaattacttggaattgcacccaatcttgcGCATTGttatggtagccctagggtagtgacagccctaacggtcgacgtattccacctcgttcggatcggtgtttgtaggaccatagtcggagcttcctagcccccttctcatctctttctgtggttagtgttctgatgtcccgaaatggataatcttgaagtaattcttgattcttagatcaactagagaactctcaggaaacttcctctcttcccaccaaaaataattatatagttatccttgggcgatcttggatcttaattagtacactcacgttctctgtggaaaatcgatactctggaatactcccgggtgaaagctacatcggtatctgtgcgcttgcggatttttctgtttgcgtttaaaatacccaacaacggcTCGATGCCCGAGGCGATTCTAGACTCATCAttgaccaagtcatgaaagagtccagctgccacgatcccaagatggacgcgtactgcaaaatggtccgacgcctggaagaaaagttcgacggcctcgaacttaaccacgtgttaaggaaatataatgaggccgccgacgcgctcgccaagatggcatccgagcgggccacggtccccccggatgttttcgtTAGCGACTGTACAAGCCTTCCAtcgactacaaggacgacgggggGTCGGACGAACCCCCAATCGAACAGGGTTCCGACCCCAAAGACACCGCCGCTCAAgaacaggaggccatggacGTCGAGCCAGAGCCACCTACATCTGACGACTCGCCTGACTGGCGCTACCCTTTGCTTCAACGCTTGGTCGACGGCACTTTGCCCCTGGACCAGGCTGAGGCAAGGCGCGTGGCTCGTCGTGCCAAGACCTTTGTCCTCCTTGACGGGGAGATGTACAAGCGAAGCCCCTCGGGCGTCCTCATGCGTTGCATCCCACGTGAAGAGGGGATCAAGCTCCTACAGGACATACACTCGagggcttgtggccatcacgctGCGCCTCGGAcgttggtaggaaatgccttccgacaaggcttctagtggcccaccgccatggccgacgccaCAGAGGTCGTAAggacctgtgagggatgccagttttacACTCGGCAGATACATCTACCCGCTTAGGCCTtgcagacgatccccatcacctggcctttcgcTGTCTGGGGCCTTGACCTGGTCGAGCCTCTACAGAAAGCACCCtagggcttcacccacttgcttgtcgcaatcgataagttctccaagtggatcaaagtccgacccattacaaggatcaaggccgagcAAGCGGTGTTGTTCTTCACAGATATCATCCATTGATTTGGAGtgccgaactccataatcaccgacaacggcacacaaTTCACTGGACGAAAGTTTTTGCaattctgcgacagacaccacatacgtgtggactgggtggcagtggctcaccccaagaccaacggtcaagtggagcgtgccaatgggATGATCCTCCAAGGTTTGAAGCCCAGGATTTTGAACCGTCTAaacaagtttggaaaaaggtggctcaaagagctaccggccgtggtctggagtctgagaacctcccgaagccgagccactggcttcaccccgttcttcatggtctatgggtcggaagccgtcctccccactGATCTGGAGTATGGGTCCCCGAGGGTTCAAGCTTACGATGAAAATAGCGGCAAAACATTCCAAGAAGAtgcgctggaccagctggatgaagccagggatgtagccctcctacactctgccaaataccagcaggccctccgccgataccacgcgcgacgaatccgaggccgagcctttcaagtcggcgacttggtgctaaggctcagacagagcaacaagggtcgtcagaagttcacacccccctgggaaggacccttcgtcatcgccgaagtTCTCCGACCCGGCACCTTCAAActcgccaatgaagcaggggaggtcttcaaaaacgcgtggaacatagaacagctacgtcgcttttacccttagaactttgtaaaaatttcttCGTTTGTTCATTACCTTGGAGGAataaatgaaagtttaagtaatgTGGCCTTTTTCTTATCAgagagcctcggacctgcccagcagagtccgagcctccctcgggggctacatggggggaaccccctgtGTCGACCCcaaatcttttttcttttttcgcgcaagttaaaagaaccccgacccaaggtcttcctcctccctcctaaAAAGACTTAAGAAACCGAAAACTCATCCCctaaatcttaaggcatgagcgTGAGGAAAGATCtgcgctcacgagcaaagaccGCCTCTACTCACCTTAGATTCGGGGGACGGATTCGGACTTCTAAAAGctactaaggaaaaaggaaaaggacttaggctcggggactctggctagcgcaaaactctaagtagctcacccgacctCGCGTTGCCGAGGTTGGATCggcataaaaaaaagagaaaataagaCACTTAGGAAAAAAAGCCTAAAAAGAGCAGTTATACAAATATCCATATTCGACATTAACATTGTATATATAATACAAGGCCCGCTGGCCTTAATACCCAcataaagaaaaaagaaaactaaaGGTCCTGCTGCCCTGTCTGCGTAGGTCCTTGAACCCCGAGGTggggaagctccacctcgtcgtcgaagaaggcggccaaggcatctccgggggcagccgcggcgtcttcaagcctctgcacctcctcctgggcctctgTCTCATCATCGGGGAGaacgtagccctcacagaccGCCGGCAAGTCAATGCCGGCGTAGTGAGAGTTCACCACCAccagggctttcttcaccccggcgtggagcgcctccctcatcctttccccggcccgggagtaaagggcttCGACCCGACTCCGCAGCGACGATCCCGACGCCGacaccccgagcccctcacacgccgaggtgaccacggcttcaagagccgagcggtccgAAGCCTCGGCGTTAAGGGACTTTTGCAGGGCCTCGGCAGTAGAAGTcgtctcgaccaccttcctctccAATTCTGATTGAAAAACGGAGCAAGAAACAAAAAGTCAGGAAAGACTAACTTAAAAGTGTAAAGGGGACCAAGGTAAAAGGCGCAAGTCTTACCCTCGGCTCGCTTCTCGTGCTCCGCCGAGCTCTGGTGCCAGCGAGCCACCTGGCTCAGAGCAGCAGCAAGGTCAGCCTGAGTTTGGTTCAGGGCaaggtctttttcggcgagcaaagcttcaAGCCGAGCAACCTCACCCTTATACCCCTCGGCCGCCGCCTTCTGCTCCTCGAATTCCTGGGTAAGGTCCCCGACCCTCTTCTCTAGGGGGGTGACCTTTTCccgggcctctcgagcctctgaTGCCAGggccgagcacttctgccgaagctcggcgGAGATCTCGCACTCCCTCGCAAGCTCCCCCTCAGCCGCCTCCCTGGCAGCCTTCTCGTTCTCGTAAGACGCCCAGGCATCCCTTTCCTGGCGGAGAAAAACTGACTTCTCTAGGGATGTTGCCTTGAGCGCCTACAAAATCGGAAGTCACACAGGGAGTTAGTATTGCAAAATAAGAACAAAAATACTTTATAACATGGGTGAAAGCCTTACCTGGGCCAAATTGAACATATCTCGGGCCACGAGCTGAGAAGCTCGGTTGATGGCCTCGACGCTGGCACGCCCGCATGATTCCCGACCCTCCCAAAGGTAATCCTCCGATGGGTCGTCCAGAACGaatctggctcccccctcgCCATCAccgaggttgggccagattacggggctcttgccccatcaggcatcttcctcccttccCGCCGTGGGGGCCTCGAGCGCCGCGCTGGACGCCACGATGGCTCGCTCTCCCTCGACCTGCGCAGATCGGGCCGCGCCTCCCAAATCAGCATCCTCCGGAGGAGGCGCAGCCCCAGGGGCAAGGGCCGTCTCCTCCGGATCTTGGGGTTTCGGCGCCCCCGTGTCCTGCCCCTGGAGGCGCCCTCCCTCCTCGTAgcccggaggcggcggcgacacAGGCCTAGCCGACCCGGGAGTCGATTGAGCCCCCCTCTTTACAgccttcaggggggccagcgccaccgaaGGCGCCTTTTTCTTGCGGCTAAAAGAGCAATACCAagttagaagaaagagaaaaacaaaaatcaGCAGAAGGATCAGAAATCCTATACATACCTTGCTCGGGGAGCAGACTTCTTCTGAGAGCCCGGAGCACCTTAGGGGCCTCCCGTAGTGCCAGGGTCCGTCGGCCGAACCCCCGCCTCGCCTGCCGACGGCGCAGGAGGCACCACGGTGGTCTCAGCCTGGGATGCCTCCACCGAGGCACCGGTTCCCGCCCCAGACGCTGGGGAGAGCTCGGCCAGAACCCCCGGCACTACCGGTTGAGGGGGCACCTCGGATTCGACCCCCGACGCCTTCACCCCCTCTTGAGGTCCCACTAGGGCAGAACCCTCACAAGGGGCGCTGTCTTCATCATCCACGACGATATGGGGGACGGCCGGTCCGCCCCCCGGCGACTGGGTCCCCTCGGGGGCCTCCGACCTCCCTCGGGCCTTTGACCCCTCCGGGGCCTCGATCCCCTCGCCGGCAGGAGGGATCAcgtcatcctcctccgccagctcGTCGAGCCAGTCGGCGTTATCTCCtccgccctctatctccgagaccgagGTCTCGGGAGAGGGAGGCGGGGCGACCCCCGGCTTCTCGTCTTCTCGGTGAttcttggcggagatctcccgctgttgcgcctttcgcgctgccttggccttcttgtcctccttggccttcttttATTCCTCAttccgggcccgattcttggcccggacctccttgtcctctgggacagGGGGCAGGGAATCCTTGACGACCCCCATCCGCTGCAAACAACCAGGGGTCAAGAAAAAAGGCAAGGAGGGAAAAGGAAGAAGGCACAAAAAACGACACTCTTACCAGAGAAATATAacccttttcagggcgcatcggaACCACCCGGGAGTTCTTCATGTCCGGGTGCGTCGTCTTCTCCACCCGGGCGGCGATGTCCGATGCCGATATCGGCTCGGCCAACATCTTTGTCCCTGCCCAAGGGACGTCCCGAGTCATCTCAAACATGAACACTCGCCGCTGCGCCAACGGAAGCAGGCTCCTCTTGTGGAAGGCTATCGCCACCATGGCCGCGGTGACCTCGGCACCCCGCAGCTTCTGGAGCCCCGCGAGAAGCGGGccgagcctcttctgctcctcggccggagcaccccacacccacttctggagggcctccgtcaccatcttcccggtgtaCGGCGGGAGCAGACCACCGtcgttccggaggtagaaccacccgctctgccacccccggttcgacgaGGGCATCGAGCTCTAGATGTACTGCCCGGCCCGTTGCTGACGAAGCTACAGCGTGCAACCACCAACTCGCAGGGGGAATTTCTCCTTCCCCACATAACGAGCCAACATttccgccttgaagaggtgaagccagaggttccaatggacaggaacccctcgcagacggtggcgaagacggcggcctgcatcaccgagttggggTTCAGGTTGTGCaactccacctcgtagtagtggagAATCGCCCTGATCAAACGACCAGCCGGAGTCCCAaacccccggtctaagaacgacaggaaACAAAGCACATAGCCTGGCGGCGGGTTTGGTTCCCTGTCGTTCGGCGAAGGGACGATCCACTCCGGGAACTCGACGTCTTTAAGCGGACGAAGAATCCCCGCCTTCACACGAGCTTCCAAcgcggacttggtc
Protein-coding sequences here:
- the LOC110436284 gene encoding brain acid soluble protein 1-like is translated as MVAIAFHKRSLLPLAQRRVFMFEMTRDVPWAGTKMLAEPISASDIAARVEKTTHPDMKNSRVVPMRPEKGYISLRMGVVKDSLPPVPEDKEREISAKNHREDEKPGVAPPPSPETSVSEIEGGGDNADWLDELAEEDDVIPPAGEGIEAPEGSKARGRSEAPEGTQSPGGGPAVPHIVVDDEDSAPCEGSALVGPQEGVKASGVESEVPPQPVVPGVLAELSPASGAGTGASVEASQAETTVVPPAPRKKKAPSVALAPLKAVKRGAQSTPGSARPVSPPPPGYEEGGRLQGQDTGAPKPQDPEETALAPGAAPPPEDADLGGAARSAQVEGERAIVASSAALEAPTAGREEDA